Proteins from a genomic interval of Musa acuminata AAA Group cultivar baxijiao chromosome BXJ1-9, Cavendish_Baxijiao_AAA, whole genome shotgun sequence:
- the LOC135594123 gene encoding mitogen-activated protein kinase kinase kinase 20-like — MEWSSGAVLGRGSFGTVRLAFIRRAEDNRPLVMAVKSAPLATSDSLRHEESVLSDLRCCPHLVRCFGHDVTTDAASGAQFYNLFLEYVAGGTLRDVLGRSGGALREPAVRRYARSILRALDRVHSGGYVHCDLKLQNILVESGGVDVKIADLGLAKRIEEEIDAPDRGSMRGTPLYMSPESVARREYGAPGDIWSFGCAVAEMVTGRPAWSGSDDGDAWGLMFRIGFSDELPDIPSKLSEEGKDFLSRCFVKDPLKRWTAEMLLQHPFIAAEEDLVDAAAACNRCSSTESSPRSVFGLPQWLSPRSPSNSIDSSLMESVAPDSRVSSPSDRIRELATMQQPTWSSPSTSSSADGWIDVRISDANLKSEEPKHETQATLEEMLSRIRRRDDLRPENRI, encoded by the coding sequence ATGGAGTGGAGCAGCGGAGCCGTCCTCGGCCGTGGCAGCTTCGGCACCGTCCGTCTCGCCTTCATCCGACGCGCCGAGGACAACCGCCCGCTGGTCATGGCGGTGAAGTCCGCCCCCCTCGCCACGTCCGACTCTCTACGCCACGAGGAGTCCGTGCTGTCCGACCTCCGGTGCTGTCCTCACCTCGTCCGCTGCTTCGGCCATGACGTCACCACCGACGCCGCCTCCGGCGCCCAGTTCTACAACCTCTTCCTCGAGTACGTCGCCGGGGGCACCCTCCGCGACGTGCTCGGCCGCTCCGGCGGAGCGCTTCGGGAACCTGCCGTCCGGCGGTACGCGCGCTCGATCCTCCGCGCCCTGGATCGCGTGCACTCGGGAGGGTACGTCCATTGCGACCTCAAGCTTCAGAATATACTGGTGGAGAGCGGCGGCGTGGACGTCAAGATAGCGGACTTGGGGCTCGCCAAGCGGATCGAGGAGGAGATCGACGCGCCCGACCGTGGCAGCATGCGCGGCACGCCGCTCTACATGTCGCCGGAGTCGGTGGCGCGGCGCGAGTACGGCGCCCCGGGAGACATTTGGTCGTTCGGTTGCGCGGTGGCGGAGATGGTGACCGGTAGGCCAGCATGGAGCGGGTCGGACGACGGAGATGCGTGGGGACTGATGTTCCGAATTGGATTCAGCGACGAGCTGCCGGATATCCCGAGCAAGCTGTCGGAGGAAGGGAAGGATTTCCTGAGCCGGTGCTTCGTCAAGGACCCGTTGAAGCGGTGGACTGCAGAGATGTTGCTGCAGCATCCATTCATCGCAGCGGAGGAAGATCTCGTCGATGCCGCTGCGGCTTGCAATCGATGCAGTTCGACAGAAAGTTCGCCGCGGAGTGTCTTTGGATTACCTCAATGGTTGTCGCCGAGATCTCCATCAAATTCTATAGATTCTTCCCTGATGGAATCAGTAGCTCCAGATTCACGTGTTTCTTCTCCATCCGATCGTATCAGGGAACTCGCAACGATGCAGCAGCCCACTTGGTCCTctccttctacttcttcttcagcCGATGGCTGGATTGATGTCAGGATCTCTGATGCTAATCTCAAGTCAGAGGAACCAAAACATGAAACTCAAGCAACTCTGGAGGAGATGCTGAGTAGAATTAGACGCAGAGATGATCTGAGACCAGAAAATAGAATCTAA
- the LOC135593597 gene encoding two-pore potassium channel 3-like, with translation MEREPLLPIKTTSPSAASSPSLPSHRRKPSLPPSTPTSSSSFALCPLPEDGEISLPISSPSAAASSSLKDRLIFGFPSPADLHHDDAAAAALPPSSPPASPNAIPIPGSPGPNPLSSAAADAWLSDPSAARWKTNLHRSRTAPAMSAINEVGPSRVDSPGRPSIIAQAFLLLVVYLAFGVAVYTFNRHHFTAAETHPVVDALYFCIVTMCTIGYGDITPTTASAKIFSITFVIIGFGFVDILLSGMVSYVLDLQESLLLSAVTKPEKVDDKKKHKQQQQQDHHHHHHHRHEIARNYIIDVKKGRMRIRMKVALALGVVLLCIGLGTGVLRFVERLGWLDSFYLSVMSVTTVGYGDRAFKTMPGRLFASLWLLVSTLAVARAFLYLAEARIDKRHRKIAKWVLSRDMTVSEFLAADIDNNGFVTKSEFVIYKLKEMEKVTETDIMLICNQFDKLDTGKCGKITLSDLMSHH, from the exons atggagagagagccattgctcCCCATAAAAACCACTTCCCCGTCGGCGGCATCTTCCCCATCTCTCCCCTCCCACCGAAGGAAACCCTCCCTTCCTCCTTCCACTCccacgtcctcctcctccttcgccctCTGCCCTCTCCCCGAGGACGGCGAGATCTCCCTCCCCATCTCCTCCCCTAgcgccgccgcctcctcgtccCTCAAGGACCGCCTCATCTTCGGCTTCCCCTCCCCCGCCGACCTTCACCACGAcgacgccgccgccgctgccctaCCCCCCTCTTCCCCTCCCGCATCCCCCAACGCCATCCCTATCCCCGGCAGCCCTGGCCCCAATCCgctctcctccgccgccgccgatgcCTGGCTGAGCGACCCCTCTGCCGCGCGATGGAAGACCAATCTCCATCGCTCCCGCACCGCGCCGGCCATGTCCGCCATCAACGAGGTCGGCCCCTCCCGGGTCGACTCTCCCGGCCGGCCCTCCATCATCGCCCAggccttcctcctcctcgtcgtctaCCTCGCCTTCGGTGTCGCCGTCTACACCTTTAACCGACACCACTTCACCGCCGCTGAGACTCACCCAGTCGTCGACGCTCTCTACTTCTGCATCGTTACCATGTGCACCATTGGCTACGGCGACATCACCCCCACCACCGCCTCCGCCAAAATCTTCTCCATTACCTTCGTCATCATCGGCTTCGGATTCGTTGATATCCTCCTCTCCGGAATGGTGTCCTACGTGCTCGACCTTCAGGAGTCCCTCCTCCTCTCCGCCGTCACCAAGCCGGAGAAGGTAGACGACAAGAAGAAgcacaagcagcagcagcagcaggaccaccaccaccaccaccaccaccggcacGAAATCGCCCGGAACTATATCATCGACGTCAAGAAGGGGCGGATGCGGATTCGGATGAAGGTCGCTCTTGCCCTCGGTGTCGTCCTTCTCTGCATCGGCCTTGGCACCGGCGTGCTCCGCTTCGTCGAGCGTCTCGGATGGCTCGACTCCTTCTACCTCTCTGTGATGTCGGTCACCACGGTCGGCTACGGGGATCGGGCGTTCAAGACGATGCCGGGTAGGCTGTTTGCGTCGCTGTGGCTCCTTGTCTCCACGCTAGCCGTTGCGCGTGCTTTCCTCTACCTTGCTGAGGCGAGGATCGATAAGAGGCATAGGAAGATAGCAAAATGGGTGCTCTCCAGGGACATGACTGTCTCGGAGTTCCTTGCAGCTGATATCGACAACAATGGCTTTGTCAC TAAATCAGAGTTTGTAATTTACAAGCTCAAGGAGATGGAGAAGGTAACAGAGACGGATATCATGCTGATATGCAATCAGTTTGATAAACTAGACACTGGAAAATGTGGAAAGATCACGCTTTCGGATCTCATGAGTCATCACTGA
- the LOC135594125 gene encoding transcription initiation factor TFIID subunit 7-like codes for MADETLAYPAPAAADREVETTYKEASAYGVEQAAGKEAAANGEQEAAVYDEMDTAAAAGDRDAAVELLLDEIRALKSERSNLQRERSDLLRDLSDAREKLAGAESDLKAVAGQASHLEGELRVTLDDLSTANLAATEHEERVCLLESNIKDLEATFTAKVKELETKVKVLEEELTVAKQKERDEAEKFAAKEEELKTKIAELTSNLEEEEEEDEEEEKSFEIDGKEDAGVPPMHSRALGAAAVIGVVALGAGAVVCLHLAKRR; via the coding sequence ATGGCCGATGAAACCCTCGCCTACCCCGCCCCCGCCGCCGCTGACCGCGAAGTGGAGACGACCTATAAGGAAGCCTCCGCCTACGGCGTCGAGCAGGCGGCCGGTAAGGAGGCGGCCGCCAACGGCGAGCAGGAGGCGGCTGTTTATGACGAGATGGATACTGCCGCCGCCGCTGGCGACCGTGATGCGGCGGTCGAGCTCCTGCTCGACGAGATCCGGGCGCTGAAGAGCGAGCGGTCCAACCTCCAGCGAGAACGGTCGGACCTTCTCCGCGACCTCTCGGACGCCCGGGAGAAACTCGCCGGCGCCGAGTCAGACCTCAAGGCCGTAGCTGGCCAGGCCAGCCACCTCGAGGGCGAACTCCGCGTCACGCTTGACGACTTGTCCACCGCCAACCTTGCCGCCACGGAACACGAGGAAAGGGTGTGCCTTCTCGAGAGCAACATCAAGGATCTCGAAGCCACGTTCACGGCCAAGGTCAAGGAACTCGAGACCAAGGTCAAGGTTCTCGAGGAGGAACTGACGGTCGCCAAGCAGAAAGAAAGGGATGAGGCGGAGAAGTTTGCCGCTAAGGAAGAGGAGCTGAAGACGAAGATCGCTGAATTAACATCTaacttggaggaggaggaggaggaggatgaggaggaggagaaaagctttGAGATTGATGGCAAGGAAGATGCTGGGGTACCTCCGATGCACTCTCGTGCCCTGGGGGCGGCGGCTGTGATTGGAGTCGTGGCCTTGGGGGCAGGGGCTGTAGTGTGTCTACACCTTGCAAAACGGAGATAA
- the LOC103998649 gene encoding uncharacterized protein LOC103998649, with protein MDDPELEEIRQRRMQELMAKHGVGNQHNGEQKNGQEEAKREAEERRQLMLSQILSTQARERLARIALVKPEKARGVEDVLLRAAQMGQLSEKVSEERLISLLEQINNQTSKQTKVTIQRRRSVLEDDD; from the exons ATG GATGATCCGGAGCTGGAAGAAATTAGGCAAAGAAGAATGCAAGAGTTGATGGCAAAACATGGTGTA GGTAATCAGCACAATGGTGAGCAGAAAAATGGACAAGAAGAGGCCAAAAG GGAAGCTGAAGAACGTAGGCAACTAATGCTTAGTCAGATACTATCAACTCAAGCAAGAGAAAGGC TTGCTCGTATTGCTTTGGTGAAACCTGAGAAAGCGAGGGGGGTGGAGGATGTTCTCCTTAGAGCTGCTCAAATGGGACAGCTATCTGAAAAG GTATCTGAAGAGAGGCTTATCTCACTTCTGGAGCAGATCAACAATCAAACCAGTAAACAGACGAAAGTCACT ATTCAGAGGCGTCGAAGTGTTCTTGAAGATGATGATTAG
- the LOC135584702 gene encoding zinc finger BED domain-containing protein RICESLEEPER 1-like has translation MMEANDSNTIAVHNPRARKLRSLVWNDFTKERKADGSYVAICNHCKKQLTASSRSGTTHLKNHLVICTSTKRIKRKKLVVRRLVLKSTDAKSEDAVSSEHSHFDQESSRQDLARMVILHGYPFNIVHHVGFRTFIRNLQPMFKLVSADVVKADCMKIYENERLRLLEVLDKLHSRISLTIDMWSSIEDAKYVCLTCHYVDNDWQLQKKILNFFHVGSLEMGQEISKTILEKLLEWNIDGKLCTIVLDNCGTSDLVASELLGYLRVKGFLISNGEMFYARSGGQLLNIVVQTALESACEIIGRIRACVQYVKSSHERLARFQKDAEQMGFPQKQLVLDSPASWPSTHLMLKTACQYQEAFKHLAECDIESIDFPSPKDWDDVRAIIDCLEVFYDAMEKFSATRIPTASLYFNEMCGIHFLLKTRYKSPQPFIASMAKEMLEKFEQYWEFNRMLMAIASVLDPRYKMKSVEYFFTKVFDDSSEAKTRIDNVHDSFINLYNEYIGQSANSLKSQAFYSGTSGGYSSAEFGNDGECKTSHITLSDTQRGLDQYLKETSSGHPARSDLDMYLEEAVHPSNSPDDNFDILAWWKYNAAKYPALSMMARDILGIPISVDLVDSDARTLNQYLSSTDPVTIECLICAQDWIGNETEVSPVDALALVSLEGNGDEVMVPAGGD, from the exons ATGATGGAGGCCAACGATAGCAATACTATCGCTGTTCACAATCCAAGAGCCCGGAAGTTGAGATCATTGGTTTGGAATGATTTCACTAAGGAGCGCAAGGCAGACGGGAGCTACGTCGCCATATGTAACCACTGCAAGAAGCAGCTCACGGCAAGCAGCCGGAGCGGGACGACGCATCTGAAGAACCACCTGGTGATCTGCACATCCACCAAGCGGATCAAACGCAAGAAGCTGGTCGTCCGCCGGCTCGTCCTCAAGTCAACCGATGCCAAGAGCGAGGATGCTGTGAGTTCCGAGCACTCTCATTTTGATCAGGAGTCGAGCCGCCAAGACCTTGCCCGCATGGTCATTCTGCATGGTTACCCATTCAACATCGTCCACCACGTCGGCTTCAGGACCTTCATTAGGAACCTTCAACCGATGTTTAAATTGGTTTCTGCGGACGTCGTGAAGGCAGATTGCATGAAGATATACGAGAATGAGAGGCTCAGGTTGCTTGAAGTGTTAGACAAGCTACATTCTCGAATTAGCCTCACCATCGACATGTGGAGTTCAATCGAGGATGCAAAGTATGTGTGCTTGACGTGCCACTATGTTGATAATGATTGGCAGCTTCAGAAGAAAATTCTTAACTTTTTTCACGTTGGGTCTTTGGAAATGGGCCAAGAAATCAGCAAGACCATATTGGAGAAGTTGCTGGAGTGGAATATAGATGGGAAGCTATGTACCATAGTACTAGACAATTGTGGCACCAGTGATTTGGTGGCAAGTGAGCTTCTTGGATACCTTCGTGTGAAGGGCTTTCTCATCTCAAATGGTGAAATGTTCTATGCTCGTTCTGGTGGACAGTTGCTGAATATTGTCGTCCAGACAGCTCTTGAATCGGCTTGTGAGATCATCGGTAGAATTCGTGCTTGCGTGCAATATGTAAAATCCTCACATGAAAGACTAGCAAGATTTCAGAAAGATGCAGAGCAAATGGGCTTTCCACAAAAGCAATTAGTTCTTGATTCTCCAGCTAGTTGGCCCTCAACACACTTAATGCTTAAAACTGCTTGCCAGTATCAAGAGGCTTTTAAACACTTGGCAGAATGTGACATAGAGAGTATAGACTTTCCTTCACCCAAGGATTGGGATGATGTTAGAGCTATTATTGATTGTCTAGAAGTGTTTTATGATGCTATGGAGAAATTTTCAGCCACAAGAATCCCAACTGCCAGTCTATATTTTAATGAGATGTGTGGTATTCATTTTCTCTTGAAGACCCGGTACAAGAGCCCACAACCTTTCATTGCATCAATGGCCAAAGAGATGCTCGAGAAATTCGAACAGTATTGGGAATTCAACAGAATGCTTATGGCAATTGCTTCTGTTTTAGATCCTCGATATAAGATGAAGTCTGTAGAATACTTCTTCACAAAAGTTTTTGATGACTCATCTGAAGCCAAGACAAGGATCGACAATGTTCATGACAGCTTTATAAATCTTTACAATGAATATATAGGCCAGTCAGCTAATTCTTTAAAAAGTCAAGCCTTCTATAGTGGGACTAGTGGTGGCTATAGTAGTGCTGAATTTGGAAATGATGGAGAATGTAAAACATCTCACATTACATTGTCTGATACACAACGTGGATTAGATCAATATCTTAAAGAGACATCATCAGGTCATCCAGCAAGATCTGATCTGGATATGTACTTGGAGGAAGCTGTTCATCCCTCAAACAGTCCTGATGACAATTTTGATATCTTAGCTTGGTGGAAATATAATGCTGCTAAATATCCTGCTCTTTCTATGATGGCCCGTGATATTTTGGGGATTCCTATTTCAGTTGATCTAGTAGATAGTGATGCGAGAACATTAAATCAGTATCTGAGTTCAACAGATCCAGTAACTATAGAATGCTTGATATGTGCACAAGATTGGATAGGAAATGAAACAGAGG TGTCACCGGTGGATGCCCTTGCACTTGTTTCTTTGGAGGGCAATGGTGATGAGGTCATGGTACCTGCTGGTGGTGACTAG